A window from Leptothermofonsia sichuanensis E412 encodes these proteins:
- a CDS encoding alpha/beta fold hydrolase, with protein sequence MRLNVLERGNGFPILCLHGHPGSGHSLSVFTDHLSQRFKTLAPDLRGYGGSQTAHDFSMANHLTDLEALLDRYQIDRCLILGWSLGGILALELALRQLSRVSGLILVATAARPRSSHPPITWQDNLYTGLASIVNRLSPGWQWNIEVLGRRSLYRYLIEQHTPTAYRYLAQEAMPAYLRTSRQATRALAAALKQGYNRLPDLSQIQCPCLVLAGAEDRHIIPASSQETAEHLPQAEWRCYPNTAHLFPWEIPEQVLTDIDAWLERNPQVVSPYPDQPLVISELPRKTSQS encoded by the coding sequence ATGCGTCTCAACGTCCTGGAAAGGGGAAATGGGTTTCCAATTCTCTGTTTGCATGGACATCCAGGGTCGGGGCATAGCCTTTCTGTATTTACAGATCACCTATCTCAGCGGTTCAAGACCCTGGCACCGGATCTGCGGGGGTATGGAGGTAGCCAGACTGCGCATGATTTCTCAATGGCAAATCACCTGACCGACCTGGAAGCGTTATTGGATCGCTATCAGATTGATCGCTGCTTAATTCTGGGCTGGTCCCTGGGAGGAATTCTGGCACTGGAACTGGCCCTGAGGCAGTTGTCCCGGGTAAGTGGATTGATTTTGGTGGCAACGGCAGCCCGCCCCCGCAGTAGCCATCCACCGATTACCTGGCAAGATAATCTTTACACGGGGCTGGCTTCCATCGTGAATCGACTCAGCCCTGGCTGGCAATGGAATATCGAAGTCTTGGGGCGGCGATCGCTCTACCGCTATCTCATCGAGCAACACACCCCGACGGCGTATCGCTACCTGGCACAGGAAGCGATGCCTGCTTACCTGCGAACCTCCCGGCAGGCGACCCGTGCCCTTGCAGCCGCTCTCAAGCAGGGGTATAACCGTTTGCCCGACCTATCCCAGATTCAGTGTCCCTGCCTGGTGCTGGCAGGAGCAGAAGACCGTCACATTATCCCGGCATCCAGCCAGGAAACGGCTGAACATCTGCCTCAGGCGGAGTGGCGATGTTACCCCAATACGGCTCACCTCTTCCCCTGGGAAATACCAGAACAGGTGCTGACGGATATCGATGCATGGCTTGAGCGCAATCCTCAGGTTGTCAGTCCTTATCCAGATCAGCCATTGGTCATCTCGGAATTACCCCGCAAGACCTCTCAGTCATGA
- a CDS encoding carotenoid oxygenase family protein gives MHQLNQTRAWANNICHTAVGFSPTRLPVVAGTIPRGLRGSLYRNGPARLERAGQPVAHWFDGDGAILGIHFSNQGATGVYRYVQTEGLEAEAKAGKFLFWGYGMIPGDSWIERFTKPVKNAANTSVIALPDRLLALWEGGAPHALTLDSLDTIGIDFLGGLKGRGYSAHPKRDQLTSEIFNFGVSPGQDATLHLYRSDLTGTIQQQAAISLSGIPLIHDYVLAGKYLVFCIPPVRLNGLPVLARLKSYSDALEWRPEIGTEILVIDRDSLSVVSRAQAEPWYQWHFANGCELVDGSLSIALVRFENFQTNQNLKEVASGQIQTPARGTLWHLRLDPRSAKILEMAEVVSRGCEFPTINYQEAGQPWRYTYLAVRHRDKAEDDQELFGAIARFDHQTGKFTETTQGIHLYPSEPIYAPDADCPDRGWILTVVYDGDRDTSEVWIYDPDHLEASPVCRLGLPEVIPLGFHGTWKPGSSGM, from the coding sequence ATGCATCAACTCAACCAAACCCGTGCCTGGGCCAACAATATCTGCCACACAGCCGTGGGGTTCAGCCCAACCCGCTTACCCGTAGTAGCAGGAACTATCCCACGAGGGTTGCGGGGGTCCCTGTATCGCAATGGTCCTGCCAGACTGGAACGGGCAGGGCAACCCGTTGCTCACTGGTTTGATGGAGATGGGGCCATTCTGGGCATTCACTTCTCCAATCAAGGGGCAACGGGTGTATATCGCTATGTCCAAACGGAAGGACTGGAAGCAGAAGCAAAAGCCGGGAAATTTTTGTTTTGGGGGTATGGAATGATACCTGGTGATTCGTGGATAGAGCGCTTCACCAAACCTGTTAAGAATGCGGCCAATACGTCAGTGATTGCCCTGCCAGACAGACTGCTGGCGTTGTGGGAAGGGGGTGCACCCCACGCCCTCACACTGGATAGCCTCGACACGATTGGCATTGATTTTCTGGGAGGATTGAAAGGGCGGGGTTACTCTGCCCATCCCAAGCGCGATCAACTCACCAGCGAGATTTTTAACTTTGGCGTAAGTCCCGGTCAGGATGCTACCCTGCATCTGTACCGGAGCGATTTGACCGGCACGATTCAGCAGCAAGCCGCAATTTCCCTGTCAGGGATTCCTCTCATCCACGACTATGTTTTGGCTGGCAAATACCTGGTCTTCTGTATTCCGCCTGTGCGCCTGAATGGGCTGCCAGTTCTGGCCCGGCTAAAAAGCTATAGCGATGCCCTGGAGTGGCGTCCTGAAATCGGCACCGAAATTTTAGTGATTGACCGGGATAGCCTTTCTGTGGTCAGTCGCGCCCAGGCTGAACCCTGGTATCAGTGGCATTTTGCCAATGGTTGTGAACTCGTAGATGGTTCGTTATCCATTGCGCTTGTCCGGTTTGAAAATTTCCAGACCAACCAGAACTTAAAAGAAGTTGCCAGTGGCCAGATCCAAACCCCTGCCAGGGGCACCCTCTGGCATCTGCGTCTGGATCCCAGATCCGCCAAAATCCTGGAAATGGCTGAAGTGGTCAGTCGCGGTTGCGAGTTTCCAACCATCAACTACCAGGAAGCAGGGCAACCCTGGCGTTACACCTATCTTGCCGTGCGCCATCGGGATAAGGCTGAAGACGATCAGGAACTGTTTGGTGCGATCGCCCGGTTTGATCATCAAACTGGAAAATTCACGGAAACTACTCAGGGTATTCACCTTTATCCCAGTGAACCCATCTATGCGCCGGATGCAGACTGCCCTGACCGTGGATGGATTTTAACCGTTGTTTATGATGGAGATCGTGACACCAGTGAAGTTTGGATTTATGACCCAGACCACCTGGAAGCCTCTCCTGTTTGTCGTTTAGGCTTACCCGAAGTCATTCCTCTCGGGTTTCACGGCACCTGGAAGCCAGGCAGTTCAGGCATGTAA
- a CDS encoding DUF3887 domain-containing protein has product MMKHRMKQGQWFVSIGLVVAIACFGVADHARANRRVTQETLQRMRAESQRQRVINNLRSTASRVVRLMAEGRFAEASQTFDQSLQQTLPPEKLRQTWQRLTAEVGPFKQQLGNRTELINNQRSVLVTCEFENGRNDIRLTFDRNQNVVDLLIIPHN; this is encoded by the coding sequence ATGATGAAGCACAGGATGAAGCAAGGGCAATGGTTTGTGTCTATAGGATTGGTGGTTGCGATCGCCTGTTTCGGGGTAGCAGACCATGCCAGGGCCAATCGCCGGGTGACCCAGGAGACGCTCCAGCGCATGCGGGCAGAGTCTCAGCGGCAGCGGGTGATTAATAATTTAAGGTCAACAGCATCCAGGGTGGTCCGTTTGATGGCAGAGGGACGATTTGCTGAAGCCAGCCAGACCTTTGACCAATCTTTACAGCAAACCCTGCCACCAGAAAAGCTGCGGCAGACCTGGCAGAGGTTAACGGCTGAAGTGGGTCCTTTCAAGCAGCAATTGGGGAATCGAACTGAACTGATTAACAATCAGCGATCGGTGCTGGTGACTTGCGAGTTTGAGAATGGCAGAAACGATATTCGATTGACATTTGATCGTAATCAAAATGTGGTGGACTTATTGATCATTCCACACAATTAG
- a CDS encoding NAD(P)H-quinone oxidoreductase subunit 5 yields the protein MEAIYEYAWLIPVLPLAGAMIIGSGLISFNKATNQLRKPSSFFIVSLCGAAMVLSFALFWSQYQGHDPYLRMIEWASAGDFHLSMGYTVDHLTALMLVIVTTVAFLVMIYTDGYMAHDPSYVRFYAYLSLFTSSMLSLVVSPNLVQVYIFWELVGMCSYLLIGFWYDRKAAADACQKAFVTNRVGDFGLLLGMLGLYWATRSFDFEVMGDRLQQLVESGALSGALAALFAVLVFLGPVAKSAQVPLHVWLPDAMEGPTPISALIHAATMVAAGVFLIARMFPVFEDIPTAMSVIAWTGTATAFIGATIAITQNDIKKGLAYSTMSQLGYMVMGMGVGGYAAGMFHLMTHAYFKAMLFLCSGSVIHGMEGVVGHNPAYAQDMRMMGGLRKFMPITAVTFLIGTLAICGIPPFAGFWSKDEIIGLTYGANPAMWFIAWITAGITAFYMFRMYFSTFEGPFRGTDTSIRKTIQLEQLQEMGLSIGPGAMNPQELTLDATHDHETGEHESHGHHHSTTPHESPVSMTLPLMLLAIPSVLIGLVGTPFANYFEAFIHPPGEVFDLAEEAAHFDLSEFLLMGGSSVGISLIGITLATLMYLRKKIDPAAIAARIPALYQLSKNKWYFDDIYYSVFVLGSRRLARQVLEVDYKVVDGVVNLAGLVTLLTGEVLKYFENGRAQFYALIVFAAVLGLVIFSGIT from the coding sequence ATGGAAGCAATTTACGAATATGCCTGGCTAATTCCGGTCCTGCCACTGGCGGGTGCCATGATTATTGGATCGGGACTGATTTCCTTCAACAAGGCAACCAATCAACTGAGGAAACCCAGCTCATTTTTCATCGTTTCTCTCTGCGGAGCGGCGATGGTACTGTCTTTCGCGCTCTTCTGGAGTCAGTACCAGGGACATGACCCCTACCTTCGCATGATTGAATGGGCATCGGCAGGGGACTTTCACCTCAGTATGGGCTACACCGTGGATCACCTCACAGCCCTAATGCTTGTTATCGTGACCACAGTGGCATTTCTGGTCATGATTTACACCGATGGCTATATGGCACATGATCCCAGCTATGTGCGCTTTTATGCCTATCTGAGTTTATTTACCTCCTCCATGCTGAGTCTGGTTGTCAGTCCCAACCTGGTTCAGGTTTACATCTTCTGGGAACTGGTCGGCATGTGTTCCTACCTGCTAATTGGCTTCTGGTATGACCGCAAAGCTGCTGCTGATGCCTGCCAGAAAGCCTTTGTGACTAACCGGGTAGGAGATTTTGGTTTACTGCTGGGCATGTTGGGGCTGTATTGGGCAACCCGCAGTTTTGACTTTGAGGTGATGGGCGATCGCCTCCAGCAACTGGTTGAGTCTGGTGCCCTCAGCGGTGCCCTGGCTGCTCTGTTTGCGGTTCTGGTTTTTCTGGGACCCGTGGCAAAATCTGCCCAGGTGCCGTTGCATGTGTGGCTACCCGACGCCATGGAAGGTCCCACTCCCATTTCGGCATTGATCCATGCGGCCACCATGGTTGCCGCCGGAGTGTTTTTAATTGCCCGCATGTTTCCCGTGTTTGAGGATATTCCAACGGCAATGAGTGTGATTGCCTGGACAGGAACGGCAACCGCCTTCATCGGTGCCACGATTGCCATTACCCAGAACGATATCAAAAAGGGGCTGGCATACTCCACCATGTCCCAACTGGGCTATATGGTCATGGGCATGGGCGTCGGTGGCTATGCTGCCGGAATGTTTCATCTCATGACCCATGCTTACTTCAAGGCAATGTTATTTCTCTGCTCCGGTTCCGTGATTCATGGCATGGAAGGCGTGGTTGGTCACAACCCGGCCTATGCCCAGGACATGCGGATGATGGGGGGGTTGCGGAAATTTATGCCCATTACTGCGGTTACCTTCTTGATTGGAACCTTAGCAATCTGTGGAATTCCCCCCTTTGCCGGATTTTGGTCCAAAGATGAAATTATTGGACTGACCTATGGGGCAAATCCAGCCATGTGGTTTATTGCCTGGATAACAGCCGGGATCACCGCTTTCTACATGTTCCGGATGTATTTTTCTACCTTTGAAGGACCATTTCGAGGTACCGATACGTCCATTCGCAAAACCATTCAGTTGGAACAGCTTCAAGAAATGGGGCTGTCAATCGGTCCTGGTGCCATGAATCCCCAGGAACTGACTCTGGATGCGACCCATGATCACGAAACTGGGGAACATGAGTCCCATGGACACCATCACAGCACCACGCCCCATGAGTCGCCGGTTTCCATGACTCTGCCGCTAATGCTGCTGGCAATCCCCTCGGTACTGATTGGGTTAGTCGGAACTCCCTTTGCCAATTACTTTGAGGCATTCATTCATCCACCGGGAGAAGTATTTGATCTGGCAGAGGAAGCGGCTCACTTTGATCTCAGTGAGTTTCTCCTCATGGGTGGTAGTTCCGTTGGAATTTCCCTGATTGGGATTACCCTGGCGACCTTGATGTATCTCAGGAAGAAAATTGACCCGGCGGCGATCGCCGCCAGAATTCCAGCGCTTTACCAATTGTCTAAAAACAAGTGGTATTTCGATGACATCTACTACAGCGTTTTTGTCCTGGGTAGCCGCCGACTGGCGCGTCAGGTACTCGAAGTGGACTATAAAGTGGTGGATGGTGTAGTTAATCTGGCGGGGCTGGTCACTCTTTTAACGGGAGAAGTACTCAAATACTTTGAAAACGGTCGTGCCCAGTTTTACGCCCTGATTGTGTTTGCTGCCGTACTTGGACTGGTCATTTTCTCCGGCATTACTTAA
- the ndhD1 gene encoding photosynthetic/respiratory NAD(P)H-quinone oxidoreductase subunit D1, whose amino-acid sequence MLTADFPWLTTSILFPIAASLLIPFLPDKDGKTVRWYALVIGLIDFVILVYAFYTGYDTSNPDLQLVESYNWIPQLDLKWSVGADGLSMPLILLTGFITTLAILAAWPVTLKPRLFYFLMLAMYGGQIAVFAVQDMLLFFLVWELELIPVYLLLAIWGGKKRQYAATKFILYTAGSSLFILVAALAMAFYGDTVTFDMGALALKNYTITFQLWMYAAFLVAYAVKLPIIPLHTWLPDAHGEATAPVHMLLAGILLKMGGYALVRMNAGMLPDAHAVFAPALVILGVVNIIYAGLTSFAQRNLKRKIAYSSISHMGFVTIGIASFTDLGLSGALLQMVSHGLIGASLFFLVGATYDRTHTLMLDEMGGVGQKMKKIFAMWTVCSMASLALPGMSGFVAELMVFVGFAQSDAYSPVFKVIVILLAAVGVILTPIYLLSNLREIFYGPENKELTSHEVLVDAEPREIFIIGSLLIPIIGIGLYPKLLTQIYDAKAIVLTERLRNSLPSLAQPAPARPVAMQPLNAEALKAPSIQ is encoded by the coding sequence ATGCTGACCGCTGATTTTCCCTGGCTGACGACGAGCATCCTGTTTCCGATCGCAGCCTCTTTGTTGATTCCCTTCCTGCCAGATAAAGACGGCAAAACTGTCCGCTGGTACGCCCTGGTCATTGGACTGATCGATTTCGTCATCCTGGTTTACGCTTTCTATACTGGCTACGACACCTCCAACCCGGATCTGCAACTGGTTGAAAGCTACAACTGGATTCCTCAACTTGATTTGAAATGGTCTGTTGGAGCCGATGGGCTTTCCATGCCCCTGATTCTGCTGACCGGATTCATTACAACCCTGGCAATCCTGGCAGCCTGGCCCGTGACGTTGAAGCCCCGTTTGTTCTATTTTTTGATGCTGGCAATGTATGGCGGGCAGATTGCCGTCTTTGCCGTCCAGGACATGCTGTTGTTCTTCCTGGTGTGGGAACTGGAATTGATCCCGGTTTACTTACTGCTGGCAATTTGGGGTGGTAAGAAACGCCAGTATGCGGCAACGAAGTTTATCCTTTACACCGCCGGTAGTTCCCTTTTCATCCTGGTGGCAGCACTGGCAATGGCATTCTACGGTGATACCGTCACCTTTGATATGGGGGCGCTGGCACTGAAGAATTACACCATTACCTTTCAGCTCTGGATGTATGCAGCCTTTCTGGTTGCTTATGCGGTCAAGCTACCCATTATCCCGTTGCATACCTGGTTACCGGATGCCCATGGGGAAGCCACTGCCCCGGTCCACATGCTGCTGGCAGGTATTCTGTTGAAAATGGGGGGCTATGCTCTGGTGCGGATGAATGCAGGTATGCTCCCGGATGCCCATGCCGTCTTTGCCCCTGCGCTGGTAATCCTTGGTGTGGTTAACATCATCTACGCTGGGTTGACCTCCTTTGCACAGCGCAATCTGAAACGCAAGATCGCCTATTCTTCTATCTCCCATATGGGATTTGTGACCATTGGGATCGCATCCTTTACTGACCTGGGCTTAAGTGGCGCACTGTTACAAATGGTTTCCCACGGGTTGATTGGAGCAAGTCTGTTCTTCCTGGTGGGGGCAACCTATGATCGCACCCATACGCTGATGCTGGATGAGATGGGTGGTGTCGGTCAAAAAATGAAGAAAATCTTCGCCATGTGGACCGTTTGCTCGATGGCATCGCTGGCGTTACCAGGGATGAGCGGTTTTGTGGCAGAACTGATGGTATTTGTTGGGTTTGCCCAGAGCGATGCCTACAGTCCTGTTTTTAAGGTGATTGTGATTTTGTTAGCGGCTGTTGGAGTCATTTTGACCCCCATCTACCTGCTATCCAACCTGCGGGAGATTTTCTACGGCCCTGAAAATAAAGAACTCACCTCCCATGAGGTCCTGGTAGACGCAGAACCTCGCGAGATTTTCATCATCGGCTCCTTGCTGATCCCCATTATTGGGATTGGATTATATCCAAAGCTCCTGACTCAAATTTATGATGCCAAAGCCATTGTGCTCACAGAGCGGCTGCGTAATAGTCTCCCCAGCCTTGCCCAACCCGCCCCTGCCAGACCAGTCGCAATGCAGCCCCTGAATGCGGAAGCCTTAAAAGCACCTTCCATTCAATAA
- a CDS encoding HU family DNA-binding protein — MNKGELVDQIAAKANVTKKDADLVLTTMLEVILETVASGEKVTLVGFGTFEARDRQAREGRNPSTGKPIKIPATRVPAFSAGKLFKEKVLESKK; from the coding sequence ATGAATAAGGGCGAACTTGTCGATCAAATCGCGGCTAAAGCCAATGTCACCAAAAAAGATGCTGACCTGGTGTTGACAACCATGCTGGAGGTCATTCTGGAAACAGTTGCCAGCGGAGAAAAGGTAACACTGGTAGGTTTTGGTACCTTTGAAGCAAGAGACCGTCAGGCACGGGAAGGACGTAATCCTTCCACAGGCAAACCCATTAAAATTCCTGCCACCAGAGTTCCTGCTTTCAGTGCAGGCAAGCTATTTAAGGAAAAAGTTCTGGAATCTAAGAAGTAG
- a CDS encoding helix-turn-helix domain-containing protein, whose amino-acid sequence MKGLSTAQVEKLMQIADYLREERERKSISLEEIAVKTFIPLRLLQALDDGQIERLPEPVFVQGFIRRYADSLGLEGMALAKTFPIESSPTEVATSGAEHRNEHRNTAPPVAAPSVEEAVKEKGTTSTTNPPHPRATRPARSPARTPYVVFGSVALLLLAAGAFGIASRSPQGTRPQGTQEGAIAASPSLPLESPSPSPSSPPTSEIQATTPASPETSQPSEPLLNPSLIQVEVDLKDGDSWIEVVVDGKTEFEGTLRQGMQRTWTAQNKLVLISGNAGAVYVTYNRGKQTKLGPLGQVREIVFPPKDNTLSQTNTQTNE is encoded by the coding sequence ATGAAAGGATTAAGCACCGCTCAAGTCGAGAAACTGATGCAGATAGCTGACTATCTGCGAGAAGAACGGGAAAGAAAATCCATCTCATTGGAGGAAATTGCTGTCAAAACATTTATTCCCCTGCGATTGCTCCAGGCTCTGGATGATGGTCAGATAGAGCGGTTACCTGAACCCGTATTTGTGCAGGGGTTCATTCGTCGCTATGCGGATTCCCTTGGACTGGAAGGGATGGCACTGGCTAAAACTTTTCCGATTGAGTCATCCCCAACGGAGGTGGCAACGTCCGGAGCAGAGCATAGAAATGAACACAGAAACACAGCCCCTCCTGTAGCAGCCCCTTCTGTAGAAGAGGCTGTGAAGGAAAAGGGCACCACCTCAACAACCAACCCGCCTCATCCCCGTGCTACCCGCCCTGCCAGGTCCCCAGCCCGCACCCCCTATGTGGTGTTTGGCTCAGTTGCTCTGCTCTTGTTAGCCGCAGGTGCATTTGGCATCGCCAGCCGATCTCCCCAGGGAACCCGTCCCCAGGGAACCCAGGAAGGGGCGATCGCAGCCAGCCCTTCCCTCCCATTAGAATCCCCTTCACCCTCACCCTCTTCACCCCCCACTTCAGAGATTCAGGCAACCACTCCGGCTTCACCCGAAACCTCCCAACCCTCAGAACCGCTATTAAACCCTTCCCTGATCCAGGTTGAGGTTGATCTGAAGGATGGTGATTCCTGGATTGAGGTAGTGGTGGATGGCAAAACCGAATTTGAAGGCACTCTGAGGCAGGGGATGCAGCGAACCTGGACCGCCCAAAACAAACTGGTATTAATTTCTGGTAACGCTGGAGCCGTTTATGTCACTTACAATCGAGGCAAGCAAACCAAACTGGGACCCCTGGGACAGGTGAGGGAAATAGTATTTCCACCAAAGGACAACACACTCAGCCAGACTAATACCCAAACCAACGAGTAG
- a CDS encoding CPP1-like family protein, whose protein sequence is MSGQNPYEQLGVTEASSFEDIQNARNRLFAEHQGDRKQLEKIEAAYDAVLMDRLRQRQEGKIKVPDRIRFPEKMVQATPSPTPIQPPTGPGWLQRLIDTPSRSDILLPAGILAALSALVLFVPATTLQQTGQAALILGVGSTFYFLFRKERKFGRAVLLSLVGMVLGLAIGYGLAEVLKAPLGMVKIQLEAFTLAVNFFVLWLISSFLR, encoded by the coding sequence ATGAGTGGTCAAAATCCATACGAACAGCTTGGGGTAACGGAAGCTTCTAGCTTCGAAGATATTCAAAATGCTCGAAATCGCCTGTTTGCAGAACATCAGGGCGATCGCAAGCAGCTTGAGAAGATTGAGGCTGCTTACGATGCGGTGTTGATGGATCGCCTGCGTCAACGACAGGAAGGCAAGATCAAGGTGCCGGATCGAATCCGGTTTCCTGAAAAAATGGTTCAGGCAACTCCCAGTCCAACCCCGATCCAACCGCCCACCGGCCCTGGCTGGCTACAACGGTTGATTGATACCCCTTCCCGATCAGATATTTTGTTGCCAGCCGGTATTCTGGCAGCCCTGTCAGCACTCGTTCTGTTTGTGCCTGCTACCACTCTCCAGCAGACAGGTCAGGCGGCTCTGATTCTGGGGGTTGGTTCGACTTTTTACTTTCTGTTTCGGAAAGAGCGTAAGTTTGGCAGAGCCGTGTTGCTGTCCCTGGTCGGGATGGTGCTGGGTTTAGCGATCGGATATGGCCTGGCAGAGGTCCTCAAAGCCCCGTTAGGCATGGTAAAAATCCAATTAGAAGCCTTCACCCTGGCGGTTAACTTTTTCGTTCTCTGGCTGATCAGCAGCTTTCTCCGATAG
- a CDS encoding response regulator transcription factor produces MAMAPAKILVVDDDPAIRTLIHRFLTTQNYQMESAEDGKTAMIVFEQFNPDLVILDVNLPDANGYNLCKEMQERTGVFVLMLTSRTDEADKIRGFSQGADDYITKPFSLGELGVRVGAILKRQRIVTTAEQQCLQFDKLIIDPVRREVKLNSDIVPLTALEFDLLHFLASHPGRVWRRAELIQEVWDYEYVGDQRVVDVHIGQIRKKIEIDTSQPALIQTVRGVGYKFEAPSTVRQESPS; encoded by the coding sequence ATGGCTATGGCTCCTGCCAAGATTCTTGTAGTTGATGATGATCCCGCTATTCGAACTTTGATTCATCGTTTCCTGACCACACAGAACTATCAAATGGAGTCTGCTGAAGATGGTAAGACCGCTATGATAGTTTTTGAGCAGTTCAATCCTGACCTGGTTATTCTGGACGTTAATTTGCCGGATGCGAATGGGTACAACCTGTGTAAGGAAATGCAGGAGCGCACCGGGGTTTTTGTTTTGATGCTGACCAGTCGCACCGATGAAGCTGACAAGATCAGGGGATTTTCTCAGGGAGCCGATGACTACATTACAAAACCCTTTAGCCTGGGTGAGTTAGGGGTGCGGGTAGGCGCAATCCTGAAGCGCCAGCGAATTGTCACCACGGCGGAACAGCAATGTTTACAATTTGACAAATTGATCATTGATCCGGTTCGGCGTGAAGTGAAGCTGAATAGCGATATTGTTCCTCTGACAGCATTGGAGTTTGATTTGCTTCACTTTCTGGCAAGCCACCCGGGTCGGGTGTGGCGGCGGGCGGAACTGATTCAGGAAGTATGGGACTACGAATATGTGGGCGACCAGCGAGTGGTGGATGTCCACATTGGGCAAATTCGCAAGAAGATCGAGATTGATACCAGTCAACCCGCCCTGATTCAAACCGTTCGGGGGGTAGGATATAAGTTTGAAGCTCCCAGTACAGTCAGGCAGGAGTCCCCTTCTTAA
- a CDS encoding response regulator transcription factor: MDSTKKILVVEDDPAIRNLICRFLGAKQSYQLQAAEDGKSAMTLFKQFDPDLVILDINLPDVNGSQLCRDMQDSTNVCVLMLTSQTDQTIRLRSLSQGADDYMTKPFDLEELAVRVEVILRRIRDRKSLEQKSLTFGGLVIDPVRYEAKLNDELVDLTALEFKLLYFLASHPGRVWTRAELIQGVWEHEFIGDPRVVDVHIGQIRRKIEVDTSQPMLIHTVRGVGYKFESAGAPQQGASA; encoded by the coding sequence ATGGACTCTACGAAGAAAATTCTTGTGGTTGAAGATGACCCGGCAATCCGCAATCTAATTTGCCGGTTTTTAGGTGCTAAACAAAGCTACCAGTTACAGGCAGCTGAGGATGGGAAGAGTGCGATGACACTCTTCAAGCAATTTGACCCCGATCTGGTAATCCTTGACATTAATCTGCCTGATGTGAATGGCTCTCAGCTCTGTCGGGATATGCAGGATAGCACCAACGTCTGTGTTTTGATGCTGACCAGCCAGACCGATCAAACTATTCGGCTGCGATCGCTCTCCCAGGGCGCAGATGACTACATGACCAAACCCTTTGATCTGGAAGAACTGGCGGTTCGGGTCGAAGTGATTCTTCGCCGAATTCGCGATCGCAAGTCTCTGGAGCAAAAGTCTTTAACCTTTGGGGGACTGGTGATTGACCCGGTTCGTTATGAAGCCAAGCTCAATGATGAATTAGTGGATCTGACTGCCCTGGAATTTAAACTTTTATATTTTCTGGCAAGCCATCCGGGTCGGGTGTGGACGCGGGCGGAACTGATTCAGGGAGTTTGGGAGCATGAATTTATCGGCGATCCCCGGGTGGTTGATGTTCACATTGGGCAGATTCGTCGCAAGATCGAAGTTGATACCAGTCAGCCTATGTTGATTCACACCGTGCGGGGGGTGGGTTATAAGTTTGAATCGGCGGGTGCTCCTCAGCAGGGCGCAAGTGCCTAG
- a CDS encoding WecB/TagA/CpsF family glycosyltransferase, with protein MKAKLHACILKTRVDATSYEDACDRIQSWVTTGTSCYVVAANVHVLMSAYWNPAFQRIVNGAALVTPDGMPLVLGLRLLGMRQQTRVYGPDLMLAWCERAAQLKIPIYLYGGTEATLEKLKSNLEQWFPGLAIAGSHAPPFRPLCPDEEAADIAHIQASGAPVVFVGLGCPKQEQWMARQQGRLQAVMIGVGAAFSFHSGEVSQAPRWMMAWGLEWLYRLAMEPKRLWKRYLFHNPVFIILFGWQLVLHWLKGGVAE; from the coding sequence ATGAAGGCTAAACTCCATGCCTGCATTCTGAAAACCCGTGTGGATGCCACCAGCTACGAGGATGCCTGCGATCGCATCCAGTCCTGGGTAACCACTGGAACTTCCTGCTATGTTGTGGCAGCCAACGTCCATGTGCTAATGTCTGCCTACTGGAATCCTGCGTTTCAGAGGATTGTCAATGGGGCAGCCCTGGTCACTCCAGATGGAATGCCGCTGGTGCTGGGATTGCGCCTTCTGGGTATGCGGCAACAAACGCGGGTCTATGGGCCTGATCTGATGCTGGCCTGGTGTGAGCGGGCAGCCCAATTGAAAATCCCCATTTACCTTTATGGAGGGACTGAAGCAACCCTGGAAAAGCTGAAATCCAATCTGGAGCAGTGGTTTCCAGGATTAGCGATCGCCGGCAGTCATGCGCCTCCGTTCCGTCCTCTCTGCCCCGATGAAGAAGCGGCTGACATTGCCCATATTCAAGCTTCGGGTGCTCCAGTTGTATTTGTTGGTTTGGGCTGTCCCAAACAGGAGCAATGGATGGCCCGGCAACAGGGGCGGTTACAGGCTGTTATGATAGGCGTCGGAGCTGCCTTCAGCTTTCACAGTGGTGAAGTTTCCCAGGCACCCCGCTGGATGATGGCATGGGGGCTGGAGTGGCTTTATCGGCTGGCTATGGAACCTAAAAGGCTATGGAAGCGCTATCTGTTCCATAACCCGGTGTTTATCATACTTTTTGGCTGGCAGTTGGTGCTGCACTGGCTCAAGGGTGGTGTTGCTGAATAG